One genomic segment of Desulfovibrio sp. UCD-KL4C includes these proteins:
- the cysS gene encoding cysteine--tRNA ligase: MRLYNTLERKKEEFVPLNGNKVSLYACGITAYDLCHIGHARSSVVFDVLVRYLRYKGYDVTFVRNFTDIDDKIINRANESGVSAADLAEKFIGEFYVDMDKLNILRADIEPKCTEHIPEMLELTQTLIDKGHAYSTSSGDVYFKVRSFEGYGKLSGRNIEDLQSGARIKPGEEKEDPLDFALWKAAKPGEPSWESPWGQGRPGWHLECSAMSEKYLSLPFDIHGGGQDLSFPHHENEIAQSEAATGKEMARFWVHNGFVQINSEKMSKSLGNFFTIRDIIAKFLPESLRYFLLTMHYRSPLDFSFEALEEAEKGIRRVYAAMEQMEEALKKDKWSKAALPAEVLTELEDAEKGWDAAMEDDVNTAGAMGHIFTIIRLAGRIAEDKAWRKSEGGRDAWIRILADMKKWGGVLGVFTEKPQTFLADLKLCMLERKGIEVAKVDELVTARQEARKNKDFAESDRIRDALLELGVEVKDTPHGPVWDVI; the protein is encoded by the coding sequence ATGCGCCTATATAATACACTTGAACGTAAGAAAGAGGAATTTGTTCCTTTAAATGGCAATAAGGTCAGTTTGTATGCTTGCGGTATCACTGCTTATGATCTTTGTCATATCGGGCATGCTCGCTCCTCAGTTGTTTTCGACGTTTTAGTAAGATACCTGCGTTACAAAGGGTATGATGTTACATTTGTACGTAATTTTACTGATATTGATGATAAAATAATTAACCGCGCAAATGAATCAGGTGTTTCAGCTGCAGATCTTGCTGAAAAGTTTATCGGTGAGTTTTATGTGGATATGGATAAGCTGAACATTCTTCGCGCTGATATTGAGCCTAAATGTACTGAGCATATTCCAGAAATGCTGGAACTGACTCAGACTCTTATTGATAAAGGGCATGCTTACTCAACTTCTTCCGGAGATGTTTATTTTAAAGTCCGTTCTTTCGAAGGTTATGGCAAACTTTCCGGTAGAAATATCGAAGATTTGCAGTCAGGAGCACGCATTAAGCCTGGTGAAGAAAAAGAAGATCCTCTTGATTTTGCTCTGTGGAAAGCTGCAAAACCAGGTGAACCTTCATGGGAAAGTCCTTGGGGGCAGGGCCGCCCGGGCTGGCATCTCGAATGTTCAGCAATGAGCGAAAAATATTTATCACTTCCGTTCGATATTCATGGTGGCGGCCAGGACTTAAGCTTTCCGCATCATGAAAATGAAATTGCTCAGAGTGAAGCCGCAACCGGAAAGGAAATGGCTCGTTTTTGGGTTCACAATGGATTTGTGCAGATTAATTCTGAAAAGATGTCAAAATCTCTCGGTAACTTTTTTACTATCAGAGATATTATTGCTAAATTCCTGCCTGAATCGCTTCGTTATTTCCTGCTGACTATGCATTACCGCAGCCCTCTTGATTTCTCATTTGAAGCTCTTGAAGAAGCAGAGAAAGGTATTCGCCGCGTATACGCAGCTATGGAGCAAATGGAAGAAGCTCTTAAGAAGGATAAGTGGTCAAAAGCTGCATTACCTGCTGAAGTGCTGACTGAGCTTGAAGATGCAGAAAAGGGCTGGGATGCTGCAATGGAAGATGATGTGAACACTGCTGGAGCAATGGGACATATTTTCACCATCATTCGTCTTGCCGGACGCATCGCTGAAGACAAAGCTTGGCGCAAAAGTGAAGGCGGACGCGACGCTTGGATTCGTATTCTTGCTGATATGAAAAAATGGGGCGGTGTTTTAGGTGTTTTCACTGAAAAGCCTCAGACCTTTTTAGCTGATCTTAAACTTTGCATGCTTGAGCGTAAAGGAATCGAAGTTGCTAAAGTTGATGAGCTTGTAACAGCACGTCAAGAAGCTAGAAAAAATAAAGATTTTGCTGAATCTGATAGAATCAGAGATGCTCTTTTAGAGCTTGGGGTAGAAGTTAAAGATACTCCTCATGGCCCTGTTTGGGATGTAATCTAA
- a CDS encoding ATP-binding protein: MRISLKTKTIVGVLIMCAAMLAATLSGITQFMKQNSYLVEKSLAKNNFERISYAISKSTEDLSHLCRNWAWQDDSYSFMLDHNKKFIHSHFVPEMFKTFNLDFILFIDNNGKIFESYFPETNHPILECFLLNGCNGNSLVKSIGPEGKSGLIRISHSIVMLSAQKIFNSLKNKDPHGTLVMGRFFGDNDITELGKALRMDLSVTQLRSKGVKDIFFEHSGIRGDSLIGYKVLKDVFGNPLALIKMKAQNDFNVMSSSMKSGLSFYFMAVLFCIGLCTYFFVNLFFVSRVAKLKDQLDGTRVRDSNLSGKKESLQIMLSGNDELTALSDSINGTLGLVHEEKERAEVANRVKSEFLANMSHEIRTPMHSILGMVELLKETNLDSEQKYFLDVAGTAGESLLEIINDVLEISKIEAGHLEIEKYQFILREMIERVVSVLNVEASKKGLEILCNIENEVPEIVTGDPTRIRQVLTNLISNSIKFAGKGVVDVRVAVAEDGNIVFSVSDTGIGIPADKINAIFESFTQADSSISRKYGGTGLGLPISRKLVEMMGGKLSAESIVGEGSTFSFFVELKY; this comes from the coding sequence ATGAGAATCAGCTTAAAGACAAAGACAATTGTGGGTGTTTTAATTATGTGTGCAGCTATGTTGGCAGCAACACTGAGTGGAATTACTCAATTTATGAAGCAGAATTCTTATTTGGTTGAAAAATCTTTGGCTAAGAATAATTTTGAACGTATTTCATATGCAATTTCAAAATCTACAGAGGACTTAAGTCACCTTTGTCGTAATTGGGCGTGGCAGGATGATTCGTATAGCTTCATGCTTGACCATAATAAGAAGTTTATTCACTCACATTTTGTTCCTGAAATGTTCAAAACCTTTAATTTAGATTTCATTTTATTCATCGATAACAATGGGAAAATATTTGAATCATATTTCCCGGAAACCAATCATCCTATTTTAGAATGTTTTTTACTCAATGGTTGCAATGGGAATAGCTTAGTTAAGTCAATCGGCCCTGAAGGAAAATCCGGTCTTATAAGAATTTCTCACTCCATAGTGATGCTTTCGGCTCAAAAAATATTTAATAGCTTAAAAAATAAGGATCCTCATGGCACTTTAGTTATGGGGCGTTTTTTTGGTGATAATGATATTACTGAGTTAGGAAAAGCTCTTCGCATGGATCTTTCAGTAACACAGTTGAGAAGTAAGGGTGTAAAAGATATCTTTTTTGAGCATTCAGGTATTCGTGGAGATTCACTTATAGGGTATAAGGTTCTTAAAGATGTTTTTGGTAACCCTTTAGCTTTGATCAAAATGAAAGCTCAAAACGACTTTAATGTCATGAGTAGTTCCATGAAATCGGGTCTTTCCTTTTATTTTATGGCTGTGTTGTTTTGCATTGGATTATGTACTTATTTTTTTGTAAATCTTTTTTTTGTATCTCGGGTTGCGAAGCTAAAAGATCAGCTTGATGGAACAAGAGTGAGGGATTCCAATTTAAGCGGGAAAAAAGAAAGCCTGCAGATTATGTTAAGTGGTAATGACGAACTGACAGCTCTTTCCGATTCAATTAATGGAACATTAGGGCTTGTGCATGAAGAAAAAGAGCGTGCGGAAGTTGCAAATAGAGTTAAAAGTGAATTTTTAGCAAATATGAGTCATGAAATTCGTACACCTATGCATTCAATTCTCGGAATGGTTGAGCTGCTTAAAGAGACAAATCTTGATAGTGAGCAAAAGTATTTTTTGGATGTCGCCGGTACTGCCGGAGAATCGTTGCTTGAGATTATTAATGATGTTCTGGAAATTTCTAAAATAGAAGCTGGACATTTAGAAATTGAGAAATACCAATTTATACTCCGTGAAATGATCGAAAGAGTTGTTTCGGTACTTAACGTTGAGGCAAGCAAAAAGGGACTCGAGATTCTTTGTAATATAGAAAATGAAGTACCGGAAATAGTAACCGGTGATCCTACTAGGATTAGGCAGGTTTTAACTAATTTGATAAGTAATTCCATAAAATTTGCAGGAAAAGGCGTTGTTGATGTCAGGGTTGCCGTCGCTGAAGACGGAAATATTGTTTTTTCTGTTTCAGATACAGGTATTGGAATACCTGCGGATAAGATAAATGCTATTTTTGAGAGTTTTACCCAAGCTGATTCATCAATTTCGCGTAAGTACGGAGGAACGGGGTTGGGGCTGCCTATTTCCCGCAAGTTAGTTGAGATGATGGGGGGGAAGCTCTCTGCCGAGAGCATCGTCGGTGAGGGATCTACATTTTCTTTTTTTGTTGAATTGAAGTATTAA
- a CDS encoding glycosyltransferase: protein MINTYSARIVTKDADLQDICISTDNKTKHMWGKFGPKNEAKLASEITTQRMPLLIGSGLGIAAQILLKQTNRPLLILDCEEPILAVTNLKRKFQDHLNICWINTSSPANAAKHILELKRQYKLDIQLLTIPFYLRLSPFYAEVIRLIKSDSTTKSKYPSWPKFQSENPRILLLTSQYFLMGEIVAACERQSIPHMFINMDAKEMDIETFVSRISSALNIFRPDFVLTVNHLGVDQEGILNSLLHKFNIPLASWFVDNPMLLLPLYKTQADSNTSIFTWDADRMDSLKNMGFKNIFHLPLGTDQTRFKPTRGCSETEWARNISFVGNSMVHKTARRLEAAKLNDPLKLRWKEIAHEFANKSEPSVFNYLKTDFPELLQSYEELDSPHRKLAFETLIIWQATLEYRLECVKQTLKYSPMIVGDNGWNELLKNESTWEYHSELSYYEDLPRFYPCSKINFNCTSQQMKGAVNQRVFDVPACNGFILTDHRYQMENLFEPEKEIAIYYSLEEIPELIEKYSAQPGLRSQIIKAARKRIMAEHTYECRIKTLIKCMRDAHS from the coding sequence ATGATTAACACTTACTCCGCACGTATCGTCACAAAAGATGCTGATCTACAAGACATATGCATTTCAACAGATAATAAAACCAAACACATGTGGGGAAAATTCGGGCCGAAGAATGAGGCAAAGCTAGCCTCAGAAATCACCACACAAAGAATGCCCCTTCTCATAGGATCAGGACTCGGAATTGCTGCGCAAATTTTACTTAAGCAAACGAATCGCCCACTGCTCATACTTGACTGCGAAGAACCTATTCTAGCTGTCACTAATTTAAAACGAAAATTTCAAGATCATCTAAATATCTGCTGGATAAACACTTCTTCTCCTGCCAACGCGGCCAAACACATTTTAGAACTCAAACGGCAATACAAACTTGATATTCAGCTGTTAACAATCCCTTTTTACCTCAGACTTTCACCGTTTTATGCCGAAGTAATACGGCTCATTAAGTCAGATTCAACAACTAAATCAAAATATCCCTCGTGGCCTAAATTTCAATCAGAAAATCCGCGAATACTTCTCCTGACAAGCCAATATTTTTTGATGGGGGAAATTGTAGCTGCATGCGAAAGACAATCCATTCCCCATATGTTCATAAATATGGACGCCAAAGAGATGGATATCGAAACCTTTGTCTCAAGAATCTCTTCCGCACTTAATATTTTCAGACCAGACTTTGTACTGACTGTTAACCACTTAGGGGTTGACCAGGAAGGGATCTTAAATAGCTTACTTCACAAATTCAATATTCCTTTAGCCTCATGGTTTGTCGATAACCCTATGCTGCTGCTTCCGCTGTACAAAACACAGGCTGACAGCAATACCTCCATATTTACATGGGATGCAGACCGCATGGATTCTCTTAAGAATATGGGATTTAAAAATATATTTCACCTTCCGCTTGGAACAGATCAAACCCGCTTCAAGCCAACTCGCGGATGCAGTGAAACCGAGTGGGCCAGAAATATCTCTTTTGTAGGCAATTCAATGGTCCATAAAACAGCTCGTCGACTTGAAGCCGCAAAGCTTAACGATCCTTTAAAACTTCGCTGGAAAGAAATTGCACATGAATTCGCAAATAAATCCGAGCCATCAGTTTTTAATTACTTAAAAACTGATTTTCCAGAACTTCTCCAGAGCTATGAAGAGCTGGACTCACCACATCGAAAACTTGCTTTTGAAACGCTTATTATCTGGCAGGCAACACTTGAATATCGTCTGGAATGTGTAAAGCAGACACTAAAGTATTCACCTATGATAGTAGGAGACAATGGCTGGAATGAACTGCTTAAAAACGAAAGCACATGGGAATACCATTCAGAACTTTCATACTATGAAGATCTTCCACGCTTTTACCCGTGTTCAAAAATAAATTTCAACTGCACAAGCCAGCAGATGAAAGGGGCTGTGAATCAAAGGGTCTTTGATGTTCCCGCGTGTAACGGGTTTATTCTGACAGATCATAGATACCAGATGGAAAATTTATTTGAACCGGAAAAAGAAATAGCAATATACTATAGCTTAGAAGAAATACCTGAATTGATAGAAAAATACTCTGCGCAACCGGGCTTGCGAAGTCAAATAATAAAAGCAGCACGAAAAAGAATTATGGCTGAACATACATATGAATGCCGTATTAAAACCCTGATTAAATGCATGCGCGATGCACACTCCTGA
- a CDS encoding OmpA family protein, producing the protein MPKIVILKPKNNDPPPEEGLPPWMATFADMVTLLLCFFVLLLSFASNDAEKFKELLGSVQDAFGVTVERPAADFLALTPSDLQRKEIKMDSNDKRLLGLVLRIKAVLNEDSSTRKSSGVNADRDGVLMSTESASLFQPGTATLKPDAKKVLNKVISILKENNYNLVVRGHTDNSETGSKKFPTSWELSSARAARALRYIAEHGDISTKRLKAVGYADTQPLVKNDTPANREKNRRIEFFYHKPAEDSW; encoded by the coding sequence ATGCCGAAAATAGTAATTCTTAAGCCCAAAAACAATGATCCGCCTCCAGAGGAAGGGTTACCACCATGGATGGCCACATTTGCGGACATGGTTACTCTTTTGCTGTGTTTTTTCGTATTGCTATTATCTTTTGCGTCAAATGATGCCGAAAAATTTAAAGAACTTCTCGGATCAGTTCAAGATGCTTTCGGCGTAACAGTTGAACGCCCTGCAGCGGATTTTCTAGCACTGACTCCTTCAGATCTTCAACGCAAAGAAATAAAAATGGACAGCAACGATAAACGGTTGCTTGGACTTGTCCTGCGAATTAAAGCAGTCCTTAATGAAGACTCTTCCACCAGAAAATCTTCAGGAGTAAATGCAGATCGGGACGGAGTTCTGATGAGCACTGAGAGTGCATCGCTTTTCCAGCCCGGAACGGCCACATTAAAACCAGATGCAAAAAAAGTTCTCAACAAAGTAATCAGTATTCTTAAAGAGAATAATTACAATCTGGTTGTCAGAGGCCACACTGACAATTCTGAAACAGGATCAAAAAAATTTCCGACCAGCTGGGAACTTTCCTCTGCAAGAGCAGCTAGAGCTTTACGCTACATTGCTGAGCATGGGGATATCTCAACCAAAAGACTGAAGGCTGTAGGATATGCAGACACCCAGCCACTTGTAAAAAACGATACTCCTGCCAACAGAGAAAAAAATAGGAGGATTGAGTTTTTCTATCACAAACCTGCGGAGGATTCATGGTAG
- a CDS encoding MotA/TolQ/ExbB proton channel family protein, with product MDIATLIGIVGGFGLIVATIIMGGNAAGFIDPPSAVVVFGGTFASVFIMFPMAVVLKSFKIALKGFFAKSRDPKAIIDQLVALAETARKESLVALEKVAIDDPYLKKGVILVADGTDDSIVRSIMEIEIDFMKKRHFQGQSVMKGMGAMAPAFGMIGTLIGLVNMLSNLSDPDAIGPAMAVALLTTLYGAVLANVVFLPLAKKLEERSIEESLYMEIMVEGVIAIQKGEHPSIVKEKLQAFLAPVMRDDTA from the coding sequence ATGGATATTGCAACTCTGATAGGTATTGTCGGCGGATTCGGCCTTATTGTCGCAACCATTATAATGGGTGGTAATGCCGCTGGTTTTATTGATCCTCCTTCTGCTGTTGTCGTTTTCGGCGGAACATTTGCCTCGGTCTTTATCATGTTTCCGATGGCAGTTGTGCTAAAGTCTTTTAAAATAGCTTTAAAAGGATTTTTCGCAAAATCACGCGACCCGAAAGCTATTATAGATCAACTTGTCGCCCTCGCCGAAACTGCACGAAAAGAAAGTCTGGTCGCTTTAGAAAAAGTTGCGATAGATGACCCTTATCTAAAAAAAGGAGTCATTCTCGTAGCCGACGGGACTGATGACAGCATAGTCCGTTCTATTATGGAAATTGAAATTGATTTCATGAAGAAACGACACTTTCAAGGGCAGTCTGTAATGAAAGGTATGGGAGCAATGGCCCCGGCATTCGGGATGATCGGTACTCTGATAGGTCTGGTTAACATGCTTTCCAACCTCAGTGACCCGGACGCGATCGGCCCTGCGATGGCTGTTGCATTACTTACAACTCTTTACGGAGCAGTTCTTGCCAACGTAGTATTTCTTCCTCTCGCCAAAAAACTTGAAGAACGCTCTATTGAAGAATCGCTTTACATGGAGATTATGGTTGAAGGAGTTATCGCTATTCAAAAAGGAGAACATCCTTCTATTGTAAAGGAAAAACTTCAAGCCTTTCTTGCTCCGGTCATGCGCGACGATACAGCCTAA